A single region of the Sandaracinaceae bacterium genome encodes:
- a CDS encoding serine/threonine-protein kinase, translated as MKQAHRRHHPPPWQSAAEACGDCGETLPDDAFFCGACGAARHEDPRLGSMALERYRLTEEVGAGAMGTVYRAEQRVGRFTREVAVKVLHSDFARSQAVRARFHRECELVTKLSHPNTIRFYDFGELDDGALAIVMELVRGESLAERIARGPIPFEEARSILTQVAGALAEAHDAGIVHRDLKPDNVLLFERPGARSPGVKVLDFGVAKAPETNDPDAPAITFRGEVLGTPAYMSPEQIAGRPLDAQSDVYAFGVLAYEMLTGALPFEGATGLLDWAERHLAESPIPIASHAVSLPPEVQAAVMQALAKEPGERPAGVLAVLRAMRPRPGTPEEVVLPMAHTNRRVAGWAVAALAGLFALTVSLAWSSAPPAAKGPEAKADVPAAVVASCEDEANTSC; from the coding sequence ATGAAGCAGGCACACCGACGGCATCACCCGCCGCCGTGGCAATCGGCCGCGGAGGCATGCGGCGACTGTGGCGAAACGCTGCCCGACGACGCGTTCTTCTGCGGCGCATGTGGGGCAGCGCGGCACGAGGACCCCCGGCTGGGGAGCATGGCGCTCGAGCGCTACCGCCTCACCGAGGAGGTCGGTGCCGGCGCGATGGGCACGGTCTATCGGGCGGAGCAGCGTGTGGGGCGCTTCACACGCGAGGTGGCGGTGAAGGTCCTGCACTCGGATTTCGCGCGATCCCAGGCGGTGCGCGCGCGCTTTCACCGAGAGTGCGAGCTGGTCACGAAGCTCTCGCACCCCAACACCATCCGCTTCTACGACTTCGGGGAGCTCGACGACGGGGCGCTCGCGATCGTGATGGAGCTCGTGCGCGGTGAGTCGCTCGCGGAGCGGATCGCGCGTGGGCCGATCCCGTTCGAGGAGGCGCGCTCCATCCTGACGCAGGTGGCCGGCGCGCTCGCAGAAGCCCACGACGCCGGGATCGTGCACCGCGATCTCAAGCCCGACAACGTGCTGCTCTTCGAACGCCCCGGCGCGAGATCGCCCGGCGTGAAGGTGCTCGACTTCGGAGTCGCCAAGGCCCCCGAGACGAACGACCCCGACGCGCCCGCCATCACGTTCCGCGGCGAGGTCCTCGGCACGCCCGCGTACATGAGCCCCGAGCAGATCGCTGGGCGGCCGCTCGACGCGCAGAGCGATGTCTACGCGTTCGGGGTGCTCGCCTACGAGATGCTCACGGGCGCGCTCCCCTTCGAGGGCGCGACGGGCCTGCTGGACTGGGCCGAGCGCCACCTCGCGGAGTCGCCGATCCCCATCGCCTCTCACGCGGTGTCGCTACCCCCCGAGGTTCAGGCCGCCGTCATGCAGGCGCTGGCCAAGGAGCCCGGCGAGCGACCCGCCGGGGTGCTCGCGGTGCTCCGCGCGATGCGCCCCAGGCCCGGCACCCCCGAGGAGGTCGTCCTCCCGATGGCCCACACGAACCGGCGCGTGGCCGGGTGGGCCGTCGCGGCGCTCGCGGGTCTGTTCGCCTTGACGGTCAGCCTCGCGTGGTCGTCCGCGCCGCCCGCCGCGAAGGGTCCCGAGGCCAAGGCCGATGTCCCCGCCGCCGTCGTGGCCTCGTGCGAGGACGAGGCGAACACGTCCTGCTGA